The following are from one region of the Salvia hispanica cultivar TCC Black 2014 chromosome 1, UniMelb_Shisp_WGS_1.0, whole genome shotgun sequence genome:
- the LOC125201455 gene encoding tyrosine--tRNA ligase 1, cytoplasmic-like: protein MENEGSSSNSNEVPPSQPLQSLSISPQPQLSLKERYDLIRSIGEECIQEDELERLLANKPNIVCYDGFEPSGRMHIAQGVMKAINVNKLTSAGCKVKIWIADWFAQLNNKMGGDLKKIQVIGQYLIEIWKAVGMNIEGGQVEFLWSSEEINSRAHEYWPLVMDIARRNKLPRVLRCCQIMGRSEQDELSAAQIFYPCMQCADIFFLKADICQLGMDQRKVNMLAREYCDDIKRKNKPIILSHHMLPGLQEGQEKMSKSDPSSSIFMEDEEADVNLKIKKAFCPPKVVEKNPCLEYIKYIVIPWFNEFTVERKPENGGDKTFKSFEDLVADYESGQLHPGDLKPALAKALNRILQPVRDHFINDPKAKDLLKRVKGYKVTR from the exons ATGGAGAACGAAGGAAGCAGCAGCAACAGCAATGAAGTCCCGCCATCTCAGCCGCTACAGTCTCTCTCCATTTCGCCTCAACCGCA ATTGAGCTTGAAGGAGAGGTACGATTTGATAAGGAGCATTGGCGAGGAGTGCATTCAGGAGGATGAATTGGAGCGATTGTTGGCGAACAAGCCTAACATTGTTTGCTATGATGGATTTGAACCGTCTGGAAGAATGCATATTGCTCAG GGAGTTATGAAGGCGATTAATGTCAATAAACTGACTTCCGCGGGATGCAAAGTGAAGATATGGATTGCGGATTGGTTTGCACAGCTGAACAACAAAATGGGCGGCGACTTGAAAAAGATACAAGTGATAGGGCAGTACCTGATTGAGATATGGAAAGCTGTAGGGATGAACATTGAAGGAGGCCAGGTGGAGTTTCTATGGTCTTCTGAAGAGATCAACTCCCGGGCTCACGAGTACTGGCCCCTTGTGATGGATATAGCCAGGAGAAACAAGCTTCCTAGGGTGCTGCG GTGCTGCCAAATTATGGGCCGCTCCGAGCAAGATGAATTGTCAGCAGCCCAGATATTCTATCCGTGCATGCAATGTGCTGATATATTCTTCCTTAAG GCTGACATCTGCCAGTTGGGTATGGACCAGCGCAAAGTAAATATGTTGGCTAGAGAGTATTGCGATgacatcaaaagaaaaaacaagcCTATCATATTGTCTCATC ATATGCTCCCTGGGCTGCAGGAAGGACAGGAGAAGATGTCGAAGAGTGATCCATCTTCTTCTATCTTCATGGAGGATGAAGAG GCTGATGTAAACCTGAAGATAAAAAAAGCCTTCTGCCCACCAAAAGTGGTTGAAAAGAACCCGTGCTTGGAGTACATCAAATACATTGTTATCCCATGGTTCAATGAGTTCACAGTTGAGCGGAAACCAGAGAATGGGGGCGATAA GACTTTCAAGAGTTTTGAAGATTTAGTTGCTGACTACGAAAGTGGACAGCTGCATCCTGGAGATCTCAAACCGGCTCTTGCAAAAGCACTAAACCGGATACTGCag CCTGTACGTGATCATTTCATCAACGATCCGAAGGCTAAGGATCTACTGAAAAGGGTCAAG GGTTACAAGGTAACCAGATGA
- the LOC125188945 gene encoding aspartic proteinase CDR1-like, producing the protein MPSINIFFFIFALWFLRRPTSSSAFTLKLVHRDSPDSPLYQPNLTTAQCFLKHAKISLARASHFDIHASIRLPAKHDPIFTADLYIGTPAVKRTLVFDTGSSLTWMQCSPCTRCFKQNDPVFEPKKSSSYKPISKKHPLAKSFQCSFFGSGCSYSTSYYSGQFSKGPAATETFTFDSSLKRPASVKNLVFGCGTSNGGPYPPEVSGIIGMDKDPTSFPRQLGASIKNRFSYCLSPNTASYVRFGDEAVIQGRNGQRTPIVETSNKWSATNYALPLMDLSINGKRLGARFPKGIYIDSGYSLSLLETSVFIAVKNFLLCEDATLPTMVFHFKGADLEAPPPNLFIFLEKNVFCFMALESKTISILGAFQQRNIRFVYDLQQKMLSFAHEDCSKDFQLGG; encoded by the exons ATGCCTTCAATcaacatcttcttcttcatcttcgcCCTCTGGTTCCTCCGACGGCCTACGTCCTCGTCGGCCTTCACCTTGAAGCTTGTCCACCGCGACTCCCCCGACTCCCCTCTATACCAGCCGAACCTCACAACCGCGCAATGCTTCCTCAAGCATGCCAAGATCTCCCTCGCGCGCGCCTCCCATTTCGACATCCACGCCTCCATCCGCCTCCCGGCAAAGCACGATCCCATCTTCACGGCGGATTTATACATCGGCACCCCCGCCGTCAAGAGGACTCTCGTCTTCGACACCGGCAGCAGCCTCACGTGGATGCAATGCAGCCCCTGCACGCGCTGCTTCAAGCAGAACGACCCTGTCTTCGAACCGAAGAAGTCGAGCAGCTACAAGCCGATCAGCAAAAAGCACCCCCTTGCCAAAAGCTTCCAGTGCTCTTTCTTCGGTAGCGGCTGCAGCTACTCCACCAGCTACTACAGTGGCCAGTTCTCAAAGGGCCCTGCCGCAACCGAAACGTTCACGTTCGACAGCAGTTTGAAACGGCCCGCATCCGTGAAAAACCTCGTTTTCGGCTGCGGGACCTCCAACGGCGGGCCTTACCCGCCGGAAGTTAGCGGGATAATTGGGATGGACAAGGATCCAACGTCCTTCCCTCGACAACTCGGTGCATCGATCAAGAACCGGTTCTCCTACTGCCTCTCCCCGAACACAGCCTCGTACGTAAGGTTCGGTGACGAGGCGGTGATCCAGGGGAGGAATGGGCAGAGGACGCCGATCGTCGAGACGAGCAACAAATGGAGCGCCACGAACTACGCCCTCCCGCTGATGGATCTCAGCATCAACGGGAAGAGGCTCGGGGCGAGATTCCCCAAGGGAATCTACATAGATTCTGGATACTCATTAAGCCTACTAGAAACAAGTGTGTTTATTGCAGTGAAAAATTTTCTT TTATGTGAGGACGCGACCTTACCGACGATGGTGTTTCATTTTAAGGGGGCTGATTTGGAGGCGCCGCCGCCAAATCTGTTCATCTTTTTGGAGAAGAATGTGTTCTGTTTTATGGCGTTGGAGTCGAAAACAATATCCATTTTGGGGGCGTTTCAGCAGAGGAATATCAGGTTTGTGTATGATTTGCAGCAAAAGATGCTGTCATTTGCTCATGAGGACTGTTCTAAAGACTTTCAGCTTGGTGGCTGA